A genomic stretch from Halobaculum rubrum includes:
- a CDS encoding tyrosine-type recombinase/integrase → MVGDFVERAQRRGADQVRDLGQRQLEQFADHLARRAWAREDDPTTGITGRTAHQYYALVRSFCTFLVERDALESNPAKSAVASDGLPDRSVGVRDDDRQQFWSPSTRDDIVRWLDWRTEDALDHGWLEADRATRDRALVAVLAYSGARGAELFRDPQNERRSGLRWRDVDLEDGVLRVYGKTQEWQQSPLLEPGVERLRAHRRRQDPPTEEWPVFPTGHLPSLYEVVRDADVVDEEPTKSTVWPLLREHDLVPPALSTAGARSLLKRLSAESGITQDGEPLLPHGARRGLGDELYDTSAELAQEVLRHQSVETTHASYRDDDIERLRDAAEDALSGTSSGNR, encoded by the coding sequence GTGGTTGGCGACTTCGTCGAGCGAGCGCAGCGGCGGGGCGCTGATCAGGTTCGGGATCTCGGCCAACGCCAGCTCGAGCAATTTGCCGACCACCTCGCTCGGCGAGCGTGGGCACGCGAAGACGATCCCACCACCGGCATCACCGGCCGCACAGCCCACCAGTACTATGCGCTCGTCCGCTCCTTTTGCACGTTCCTCGTCGAACGTGACGCCCTGGAGTCGAATCCGGCGAAGTCGGCGGTCGCGAGCGACGGGCTCCCCGACCGCTCCGTCGGCGTTCGCGACGACGATCGCCAGCAGTTCTGGAGCCCGTCGACGCGCGACGATATCGTCCGGTGGTTGGACTGGCGCACTGAGGACGCGCTCGATCACGGTTGGCTCGAAGCAGATCGAGCAACTCGGGACCGTGCGCTCGTCGCTGTCCTCGCGTACTCCGGCGCTCGCGGCGCCGAGCTGTTCCGTGACCCCCAGAATGAGCGCCGTAGCGGCCTCCGGTGGCGCGACGTCGACCTCGAGGACGGCGTGCTCCGCGTGTACGGGAAAACCCAGGAGTGGCAGCAGTCACCCCTACTTGAGCCCGGCGTCGAACGGCTCCGCGCGCATCGTCGACGACAGGATCCACCGACCGAGGAGTGGCCGGTCTTCCCGACTGGGCACCTGCCGAGTCTGTACGAGGTCGTTCGCGATGCCGACGTCGTTGACGAGGAACCGACGAAAAGTACTGTGTGGCCGCTGCTGCGCGAGCACGACCTAGTCCCGCCAGCGCTGTCGACGGCGGGGGCGCGCTCGCTCCTGAAGCGGCTCTCGGCCGAGAGTGGGATCACACAGGATGGCGAGCCGCTGCTACCGCACGGCGCCCGTCGAGGGCTCGGTGATGAGCTGTACGATACGAGTGCAGAGTTGGCCCAGGAGGTGCTGCGCCACCAGTCCGTCG